One region of Triticum aestivum cultivar Chinese Spring chromosome 6B, IWGSC CS RefSeq v2.1, whole genome shotgun sequence genomic DNA includes:
- the LOC123139308 gene encoding probable cinnamyl alcohol dehydrogenase 5 produces MAPTAAEQHTRKAVGLAARDASGHLSPVAITRRSTGDDDVVIKILYCGICHSDLHSIKNEWKNARYPMIPGHEIAGEVTEVGKNVTKFKAGDRVGVGVMVNSCQSCESCNKGFENHCPGIIPTYNTVDLDGTITYGGYSGMVVVHERFVVRFPDTIPLDKGAPLLCAGITVYSPMKYHGLNAPGMHLGVLGLGGLGHVAVKFGKAFGMKVTVISSSSGKKQEALERLGADAFVVSKDADEMKAAMSTMDGIINTVSANIPMAPLLGLLKPNGKMIMVGLPEKPMEISPFSLVALNKTLAGSCIGGMRDTQEMLDLAAKHAVTADIEVISAEYVNTAMERLAKADVRYRFVIDIGNTLDKAAASSE; encoded by the exons ATGGCACCCACGGCGGCGGAGCAGCACACGAGGAAGGCGGTGGGACTGGCGGCGCGCGACGCCTCCGGCCATCTCTCCCCGGTCGCCATCACCCGGAG GAGCACTGGAGATGACGATGTGGTGATCAAGATTCTCTACTGCGGGATCTGCCACTCCGACCTACACAGCATCAAGAATGAATGGAAGAACGCCAGGTACCCCATGATCCCTGGGCACGAGATCGCCGGCGAGGTCACTGAGGTCGGCAAGAATGTGACCAAGTTCAAGGCCGGCGACCGTGTGGGCGTCGGGGTCATGGTGAACTCATGCCAGTCCTGCGAGAGCTGCAACAAGGGCTTCGAGAACCACTGCCCGGGCATAATCCCCACCTACAACACGGTCGATCTCGACGGCACCATCACCTACGGCGGCTACTCCGGCATGGTGGTGGTGCACGAGCGGTTCGTGGTCCGGTTCCCGGACACCATACCGCTGGACAAAGGCGCGCCGCTGCTGTGCGCCGGCATCACCGTGTACAGCCCCATGAAGTACCATGGTCTGAACGCTCCCGGGATGCACCTCGGCGTGCTGGGACTGGGCGGGCTGGGACATGTTGCGGTCAAGTTTGGCAAGGCCTTCGGGATGAAGGTGACGGTGATCAGttcgtcgtcggggaagaagcagGAGGCCCTCGAGCGGCTAGGTGCGGACGCGTTCGTTGTCAGCAAGGATGCCGACGAGATGAAG GCTGCAATGAGTACCATGGATGGCATCATAAACACGGTGTCTGCAAACATCCCCATGGCCCCTCTCTTGGGGCTACTAAAACCCAACGGCAAGATGATCATGGTTGGCCTCCCAGAGAAGCCTATGGAGATCTCCCCTTTTTCTCTGGTTGCCC TGAACAAGACCCTGGCCGGGAGCTGCATCGGCGGCATGAGGGACACCCAGGAGATGCTGGACCTCGCTGCCAAGCACGCCGTGACGGCGGACATCGAGGTGATTAGCGCCGAGTACGTGAACACGGCCATGGAGCGCCTTGCCAAGGCCGACGTGAGGTATCGATTTGTCATCGACATCGGCAACACCCTCGAcaaagccgccgcctcctccgagtGA